In Oryza brachyantha chromosome 1, ObraRS2, whole genome shotgun sequence, the following are encoded in one genomic region:
- the LOC102721871 gene encoding glycogen synthase kinase-3 homolog MsK-1-like, which translates to MTSVGLVGPSSGFPETSTSGATDRLTDDISEMSIRDKEVEAVVVNGNSMDIGHTIVTTVGGRNGQPKQTISYIAERVVGRGSFGVVFQAKCLETGERVAVKKVLQDARYKNRELQTMQVLDHPNVACLKHYFCSTTAKEELYLNLVLEYVPETVHRVIRHYNKMSQRMPLIYVKLYMYQICRALAYIHNCVGVCHRDIKPQNILVNPHSHQLKLCDFGSAKVLVKGEPNISYICSRYYRAPELIFGATEYTTAIDVWSAGCVLAELLLGQPVFPGDSGVDQLVEIIKVLGTPTREEIKHMNPNYTEFKFPQIKAHPWHKIFHKRMPSEAVDLVSRLLQYSPHLRCTALEVLIHPFFDELRDPNARLPNGRTLPPLFNFKPRELKGASMEFLVKLVPQHAKKQCAFLGL; encoded by the exons ATGACATCGGTGGGCCTAGTAGGTCCTTCATCAGGTTTTCCTGAAACAAGTACTAGTGGAGCCACTGATCGTCTGACAGATGATATCAGCGAGATGAGCATAAGAGATAAG GAAGTTGAAGCTGTGGTGGTCAATGGCAATAGTATGGACATAGGTCATACTATTGTGACAACTGTTGGTGGAAGAAATGGGCAACCAAAGCAG ACAATTAGTTACATCGCAGAGCGTGTTGTGGGGCGTGGTTCATTTGGAGTTGTCTTCCAG GCTAAGTGTCTAGAAACTGGTGAGAGAGTTGCTGTAAAGAAAGTTCTCCAAGATGCGAGGTACAAGAACCGGGAGCTGCAAACAATGCAAGTTCTTGATCACCCAAATGTTGCATGCTTGAAGCATTACTTTTGCTCAACTACTGCAAAGGAAGAGCTATACCTCAATTTGGTGCTTGAATATGTGCCAGAAACTGTTCATCGTGTTATTAGACATTACAATAAGATGAGCCAACGCATGCCGTTGATCTATGTTAAACTTTACATGTACCAG ATTTGTAGAGCTTTGGCATACATTCATAACTGTGTAGGAGTATGCCACAGAGATATAAAGCCACAGAATATACTG GTGAATCCACATTCTCATCAGTTGAAATTGTGTGACTTTGGCAGCGCAAAAGTTTTG GTGAAAGGAGAAccaaatatttcatatatcTGTTCTAGGTACTACAGAGCTCCAGAACTCATATTTGGGGCTACAGAGTACACAACAGCTATTGATGTGTGGTCTGCTGGCTGTGTTCTTGCTGAACTACTTCTAGGGCAG CCTGTTTTTCCTGGTGACAGTGGTGTTGACCAGCTTGTTGAAATTATCAAG GTACTGGGTACTCCAACAAGGGAAGAAATTAAACATATGAACCCAAACTATACTGAGTTTAAGTTCCCACAAATCAAAGCTCATCCCTGGCACAAG ATCTTTCATAAAAGAATGCCATCTGAAGCTGTAGATCTCGTGTCTCGGCTTCTGCAGTACTCGCCACACCTCCGGTGCACTGCA TTGGAGGTGTTAATTCATCCATTCTTTGATGAATTACGGGATCCAAATGCTCGCTTACCAAATGGCCGTACCCTTCCCCCACTCTTCAATTTCAAGCCACGTG AGCTGAAAGGAGCATCAATGGAATTTCTGGTGAAGTTGGTTCCACAGCATGCTAAGAAGCAATGCGCCTTCTTAGGATTATGA